A genomic region of Notamacropus eugenii isolate mMacEug1 chromosome 3, mMacEug1.pri_v2, whole genome shotgun sequence contains the following coding sequences:
- the INHBE gene encoding inhibin beta E chain, whose amino-acid sequence MGYPDAWLLLVLLWALAGAQRSGPRCPSCGLPTLKPQEERALVLELAKQQILEGLQLTSRPSIPHPPHPAVLARALRRLQSKKMAQMNQLETISFAAETGSSSTPACGSILNFNLSTPLHLRPYHIRLWLHLHSTLAGTPSIQIFQWGLEKGVQGSQTLLAEHGKTTPGWNALTLPSWALEGTGSGVLKFKLVCRPHVGNTTAARHLLLDTAGHHQPFLVIRTQARAPGGDRAKRRAPTCEPGSLLCCKRDHYVDFQELGWKDWILKPEGYQLNYCSGQCPPHLAGSPGITASFHSAVFNLLKANSPWPSGPSCCVPTARRPLSLLYLDQSGNVVKTDVPDMVVEACGCS is encoded by the exons ATGGGGTACCCAGATGCCTGGCTCCTACTGGTACTGCTATGGGCACTAGCAGGGGCTCAGAGATCAGGACCTCGGTGCCCATCATGTGGGTTACCCACACTAAAACCACAGGAAGAGAGGGCTCTAGTTCTGGAGCTGGCCAAGCAACAGATCTTAGAGGGGCTACAACTGACCAGCCGTCCAAGCATAccccatcctccccaccctgcagTCCTGGCCAGAGCCTTAAGGAGACTACAGTCTAAGAAGATGGCTCAGATGAACCAGCTGGAGACCATCAGTTTTGCAGCAGAAACAG GCTCTTCCTCCACTCCAGCCTGTGGATCTATCCTCAACTTCAACCTCTCCACTCCTTTGCACCTACGTCCATACCACATCCGTCTTTGGCTGCATCTGCATTCCACCCTAGCTGGTACCCCCTCCATACAAATCTTCCAGTGGGGTTTGGAGAAAGGGGTCCAGGGAAGTCAAACCCTGCTGGCTGAGCATGGAAAGACCACTCCAGGATGGAATGCCCTTACCCTGCCTTCTTGGGCACTGGAGGGCACTGGCTCTGGTGTTCTGAAATTCAAGCTGGTCTGCAGGCCTCATGTAGGCAATACCACAGCTGCCAGACACTTACTTCTGGATACAGCTGGACACCATCAACCCTTCCTGGTGATTAGGACCCAAGCCAGAGCACCTGGGGGGGACCGGGCCAAGAGGAGGGCCCCCACATGTGAACCTGGGAGCCTTCTATGCTGCAAGCGGGACCACTATGTAGACTTCCAGGAATTGGGCTGGAAAGATTGGATCTTGAAGCCTGAGGGGTACCAGCTAAATTATTGTAGTGGACAGTGCCCGCCTCACCTGGCTGGCAGCCCAGGCATTACTGCTTCTTTCCATTCTGCTGTCTTCAACCTTCTCAAAGCAAATAGTCCCTGGCCATCTGGCCCTTCTTGCTGTGTTCCCACAGCCCGTCGGCCACTCTCCCTCCTCTATCTTGACCAAAGTGGTAATGTAGTGAAGACCGATGTACCTGATATGGTAGTGGAAGCCTGTGGCTGCAGCTAG